The following are encoded in a window of Flavobacterium psychrotrophum genomic DNA:
- the hpt gene encoding hypoxanthine phosphoribosyltransferase — MIQLHDKHFVPFLSAADLDATLQRMAKQVTEDLKGETPIFIGVLNGAFMVVSDFVKHYKGNCEVSFVKVASYEGTGSTGEVKQLIGLSQSLAGRSVVIIEDIVDTGNTIEELKRMFEGQGVKQLKIATLFFKPEAYTKNVPLDYIGFEIPNKFIVGYGLDYDGLGRNLPEIYQLKE; from the coding sequence GTGATACAGCTTCACGACAAACACTTTGTCCCTTTTCTATCTGCCGCAGACCTCGATGCTACACTTCAGCGTATGGCAAAACAGGTTACAGAAGACCTTAAGGGCGAAACTCCCATATTCATTGGGGTGCTTAATGGTGCCTTTATGGTAGTTTCAGATTTTGTAAAACATTATAAAGGTAACTGCGAAGTAAGCTTTGTAAAAGTAGCTTCTTATGAAGGTACAGGCAGCACGGGCGAAGTAAAGCAACTCATTGGCCTTAGCCAGAGCCTTGCAGGGCGCAGCGTGGTTATAATAGAAGATATTGTAGACACGGGCAATACCATAGAAGAACTGAAAAGAATGTTTGAAGGCCAGGGGGTAAAGCAGCTTAAGATAGCTACGCTTTTTTTTAAGCCCGAAGCCTACACTAAAAACGTACCGCTGGATTATATAGGCTTTGAAATACCCAATAAGTTTATTGTAGGGTATGGCCTTGATTATGATGGCCTGGGCCGCAACCTACCCGAAATTTACCAGTTAAAGGAATAA
- a CDS encoding adenylate kinase, protein MINIVLFGKPGAGKGTQAEFLKGKYNLTHISTGDIFRFNIKNDTALGKEAKSFIDRGDLVPDALTIKMLQDEIEKHEGTAGFLFDGFPRTVAQADELDTFVISKGWQIDATIGLEADDDILVARLLERGKTSGRADDQDEALIRNRYQEYNEKTAPLVDYYSKQGKYYAVDGIGSIEEITERLSLVIDSLN, encoded by the coding sequence ATGATCAATATTGTACTTTTTGGAAAGCCGGGCGCCGGCAAAGGTACCCAGGCAGAATTTTTAAAAGGAAAATACAATCTTACGCACATTTCTACAGGCGACATTTTTAGGTTCAACATCAAAAATGATACGGCACTGGGTAAAGAAGCCAAGTCTTTTATAGACAGGGGCGACCTGGTTCCGGATGCGCTTACAATAAAAATGCTTCAGGATGAGATAGAAAAGCATGAAGGTACTGCGGGTTTCCTGTTTGACGGATTTCCGCGTACTGTGGCACAGGCAGACGAGCTTGATACATTTGTTATCTCTAAAGGATGGCAGATTGATGCAACCATTGGCCTTGAGGCTGATGACGACATTCTTGTAGCACGCCTTTTAGAGCGTGGAAAAACAAGCGGGCGTGCCGATGACCAGGACGAAGCCCTGATTCGCAACCGCTACCAGGAATATAATGAAAAGACCGCACCACTTGTTGATTATTACTCTAAGCAGGGTAAATATTATGCAGTGGACGGCATAGGGTCTATCGAGGAGATAACCGAGAGGTTAAGCCTTGTTATAGATAGTCTTAACTAA
- a CDS encoding PQQ-dependent sugar dehydrogenase, with amino-acid sequence MKTALFSIALAGALCLTACKKEKLDKEEKQEAKAEGGTTVQTAIGPLNLPAPFATESVTHRNGMEDWGTNTPKAPTGFTVTKFAGDLKNPRNTYIAPNGDIFVAESGTASSADQITLFRDKDKDGTFETRVVFAEDLNQPYGLLVLNNSFYVANTDGLYQYPYKDGDTKLQGKGKKIVELPAGGYNNHWTRNLIASADGSKIYISVGSGSNVAEHGMSNEVRRANILEVNPDGTGERVYASGLRNPVGMDWNPVTKQLWTAVNERDELGDGLVPDYITSVKEGGFYGWPYSYYGQIEDPRMKGQGKKLVAKAIVPDVPVGAHTASLGLAFYTKDAFPEKYKNGAFIGQHGSWNSASLTGYKVLFVPFKDGKPGQPEDFLTGFLADAEKAKAYGRPVDVTVLNDGSLLVNDDSGNTLWKVTATK; translated from the coding sequence ATGAAAACCGCATTATTTTCTATAGCCCTTGCCGGTGCCCTGTGCCTTACTGCCTGTAAAAAAGAAAAACTTGATAAAGAAGAAAAGCAGGAAGCTAAGGCAGAAGGCGGCACTACGGTGCAAACAGCCATAGGCCCGCTAAACCTGCCGGCACCTTTTGCAACCGAAAGTGTTACCCATAGAAACGGCATGGAAGACTGGGGTACTAATACCCCTAAAGCACCTACCGGGTTTACAGTAACCAAATTTGCAGGCGACCTTAAGAACCCGCGAAATACCTATATAGCACCTAATGGCGACATTTTTGTAGCCGAAAGCGGCACTGCATCGAGTGCAGACCAGATAACACTATTTCGTGATAAAGATAAAGACGGCACTTTTGAAACCCGTGTGGTTTTTGCCGAAGACCTTAACCAACCCTATGGCCTGTTAGTATTAAACAACAGTTTTTATGTTGCCAATACCGATGGATTGTACCAATACCCTTATAAAGATGGTGACACCAAGTTACAAGGCAAAGGCAAAAAAATAGTAGAACTACCTGCGGGTGGCTACAACAACCACTGGACGCGCAACCTGATAGCCAGTGCAGATGGATCTAAGATATACATATCTGTAGGGTCTGGCAGTAACGTAGCAGAGCATGGCATGAGTAATGAGGTACGCCGTGCCAACATACTGGAGGTAAACCCCGATGGTACCGGCGAGCGTGTGTATGCCAGCGGGCTACGTAACCCGGTGGGCATGGACTGGAATCCGGTTACAAAACAACTATGGACTGCCGTTAATGAACGCGACGAACTGGGCGACGGCCTGGTGCCCGATTATATTACCAGCGTTAAAGAGGGTGGTTTTTACGGATGGCCCTATTCATACTACGGACAGATTGAAGACCCTCGCATGAAAGGCCAGGGCAAAAAGCTGGTAGCAAAAGCCATAGTACCCGATGTTCCCGTGGGAGCGCACACAGCATCATTAGGGCTTGCGTTTTATACTAAAGACGCATTTCCTGAAAAGTATAAGAATGGCGCTTTTATAGGCCAGCACGGTTCATGGAATAGTGCTTCGCTTACCGGTTATAAAGTACTGTTTGTTCCGTTTAAAGATGGTAAACCCGGCCAACCGGAAGATTTTCTTACCGGATTTTTAGCCGATGCCGAAAAAGCCAAAGCATACGGACGCCCGGTAGATGTTACCGTACTGAATGACGGATCGCTTCTGGTTAACGACGACAGCGGTAATACCCTATGGAAGGTTACCGCCACAAAATAG